The following are encoded together in the Myxococcales bacterium genome:
- a CDS encoding serine/threonine protein kinase has translation MQLEGAVIGGDFRLERELAKGGMGGVWLAEQLSTGQKRALKLMHPTLIAEPRMRERFEQEARIGGQIPSAYVVEVIAAGVDANFGIPWLAMELLHGEDLAQLSARRGPLPFSELLVLYRQLCHALGAAHAARIVHRDIKPENVFLAEVHSAEATQQVKVLDFGIAKLAADARDSATGRLGTPLWMAPEQSDPRAHITPATDVWALGLVAFRLLVGRYYWHTANDPSAALSALLMETLTQPIVPASERAHEYGLQGVLPPGFDAWFAHTVARDPAQRYPDAHAAFAALELLAGSTLASAVAPTSPSFSASVSAVSFAPAPSAPAPSAAAPSGALASPPRTSKAPLFIALGGGLLLLGGFLIVGLGAGAWLYSSESGSDRTSARAGTPPLITTDTTAAPVAAPQPSPGEPTQKSAANRPRGVAVAPGALPATTNEKRAEPTPAPSAPEPAAETPAAGKLAPIDVAAVKKKVDAAAASASVACAGSKAADAGAETYTGSCGFRPDGTASRGMSGGGGAQKCVRDKMFSLAIGKYAHPEEWHVEVFPWTVTVK, from the coding sequence ATGCAGCTCGAGGGCGCCGTCATCGGTGGGGACTTCCGCCTCGAACGGGAGCTGGCCAAGGGTGGCATGGGAGGGGTGTGGCTGGCCGAGCAGCTGAGCACCGGGCAGAAGCGCGCGCTCAAGCTCATGCACCCGACTCTGATCGCGGAGCCGCGCATGCGCGAGCGCTTCGAGCAAGAGGCGCGCATCGGGGGGCAAATTCCCAGCGCTTACGTGGTCGAGGTGATCGCAGCGGGTGTCGATGCGAACTTCGGGATCCCGTGGCTGGCGATGGAGCTCTTGCACGGAGAAGACCTGGCTCAGCTCTCCGCGCGGCGCGGGCCGCTCCCATTCTCGGAGCTCCTCGTGCTCTACCGGCAGCTCTGCCACGCGCTTGGCGCGGCGCATGCTGCGAGGATCGTGCATCGGGACATCAAGCCCGAGAACGTGTTCCTGGCGGAGGTCCACAGCGCCGAGGCAACGCAGCAAGTGAAGGTCCTGGATTTCGGCATCGCAAAGCTGGCCGCGGACGCCCGAGACAGCGCGACGGGACGCCTTGGCACTCCACTTTGGATGGCGCCAGAACAGAGTGATCCGCGCGCGCACATCACACCGGCGACGGATGTGTGGGCGCTGGGGTTGGTGGCGTTTCGGTTGCTGGTCGGGCGTTACTACTGGCACACCGCCAACGATCCGTCCGCGGCGCTGAGCGCGCTGCTCATGGAGACCCTGACTCAGCCCATCGTGCCCGCCTCCGAGCGCGCGCACGAATACGGCCTCCAGGGTGTGCTGCCGCCCGGGTTCGATGCCTGGTTCGCCCACACCGTGGCCCGTGATCCGGCACAGCGATATCCGGATGCCCACGCCGCGTTCGCCGCGCTGGAGCTGCTGGCTGGGAGCACGCTTGCGTCGGCGGTCGCGCCGACCTCCCCGAGCTTCAGCGCATCGGTTTCGGCGGTATCGTTTGCGCCCGCGCCGAGCGCGCCGGCCCCGAGCGCCGCCGCGCCGAGTGGAGCTTTGGCCAGCCCACCGCGCACCTCGAAGGCGCCGCTCTTCATCGCCCTCGGTGGAGGACTGCTGCTCTTGGGTGGGTTTCTGATCGTGGGCCTCGGCGCCGGAGCCTGGCTGTACAGCTCGGAGTCCGGCTCCGACCGCACCTCGGCCCGGGCTGGCACGCCGCCGCTCATCACGACGGATACGACTGCTGCGCCAGTCGCCGCGCCTCAGCCATCGCCCGGCGAGCCAACTCAGAAGTCTGCCGCCAACCGACCGCGTGGGGTTGCGGTCGCACCCGGCGCGTTGCCGGCCACCACGAATGAAAAGCGGGCGGAGCCTACTCCAGCTCCCTCCGCTCCGGAGCCTGCGGCCGAGACGCCGGCCGCGGGCAAGCTCGCGCCAATCGATGTCGCGGCCGTGAAGAAGAAGGTCGACGCCGCCGCGGCCTCTGCGTCGGTCGCGTGCGCGGGGTCCAAGGCGGCCGACGCGGGGGCCGAGACCTACACGGGCTCTTGCGGGTTTCGCCCGGACGGCACGGCCTCGCGGGGAATGTCCGGTGGCGGCGGCGCGCAGAAGTGTGTTCGCGACAAGATGTTCTCACTGGCCATCGGCAAGTACGCGCACCCCGAAGAGTGGCACGTCGAAGTGTTCCCGTGGACCGTCACGGTCAAGTGA
- a CDS encoding response regulator — MFVFFASGQMDATLGARLADAGASPAELTDDHLADDASFPCLWVIDGQPPDVARADARLRAAGRRFDTTVLAAVTATADIEALFASGADDVLLREQPSDHLAVRLEACRLLATTRFDFIANLAVSAEVTDTDGRIQYANPAFVRQTGLELAALRASVLEELPLDESQILPADNWTRTRLANPRGGRSRDHEVCVSPLRRPGSPGALFLKLRRDVTHQEITAEQLRLLEAELRRTEHMAAVGTLAAGIAHEINNPLTYVMTNVSLVLDAAAQLGEEELTEALRDAMEGGERVRKIIADLRLFSRDSGDQLEIVELEALLDSTVNIAASELRQRARLIRDYGSIPPVRGNRARLGQVFLNLIVNAAQACTNKTGEHEVRLKTGFDEAGWVYVEISDTGEGMRPEVLARIFQPFFTTKPAGLGTGLGLSLSHGIIEGLGGRLSAESERGKGSTFRVDLLPAPRDAALPRAPRLSRAPEPGKRARILIVDDDARVGRALARILKDHDVVTAGSAEPALTALSAGEAFDAVYCDILMPGRSGIELFDDPAVVASSTPRERWIFMSGGIRDPELGRFLQRVDNPFLPKPCGPREVMAALARALGTQSSPPSLSRSTLPAGSGSSNPSR, encoded by the coding sequence GTGTTCGTCTTCTTTGCTTCGGGCCAAATGGACGCCACACTTGGCGCGCGGTTGGCGGACGCCGGCGCCAGCCCAGCGGAGCTCACCGATGACCACCTGGCCGACGACGCGTCGTTCCCCTGTCTGTGGGTCATCGACGGCCAGCCACCCGACGTCGCACGGGCCGACGCTCGACTTCGGGCGGCCGGACGGCGTTTCGACACCACCGTACTGGCGGCAGTCACGGCCACGGCCGACATCGAAGCTTTGTTCGCGAGCGGCGCGGACGACGTGCTCCTCCGCGAGCAGCCCAGCGACCACCTCGCGGTCCGTCTGGAGGCCTGTCGTCTACTTGCGACGACTCGCTTCGATTTCATCGCAAACCTCGCCGTCTCCGCCGAGGTCACCGACACCGACGGTCGCATTCAATACGCAAACCCCGCCTTCGTGCGTCAAACCGGGCTCGAACTAGCCGCCCTACGCGCCAGCGTGCTCGAGGAGCTTCCGCTCGACGAGAGCCAGATCCTTCCGGCGGACAACTGGACCCGCACTCGCCTGGCCAACCCACGCGGAGGTCGCAGCCGCGATCACGAGGTGTGTGTCTCGCCGCTCCGACGCCCCGGGAGTCCGGGCGCGCTCTTCTTGAAGCTCCGGCGGGACGTCACGCATCAGGAGATCACGGCGGAGCAACTGCGGCTGCTCGAGGCGGAGCTGCGAAGGACCGAGCACATGGCGGCGGTGGGAACCCTGGCCGCCGGTATCGCTCACGAGATCAACAACCCGTTGACCTATGTGATGACCAACGTGTCGCTCGTGCTCGACGCCGCCGCCCAGCTCGGGGAAGAGGAGCTGACCGAAGCTCTGCGCGACGCGATGGAAGGCGGCGAGCGTGTGCGGAAGATCATCGCCGATCTCCGACTTTTTTCCCGGGACTCCGGGGATCAGCTGGAAATCGTCGAGCTCGAGGCCCTGCTCGACTCGACCGTGAATATCGCGGCCTCGGAGCTGCGCCAGCGCGCAAGATTGATCCGGGACTATGGCAGCATCCCACCGGTGCGGGGCAACCGTGCCCGGCTGGGACAGGTCTTCCTGAACCTGATCGTGAACGCGGCCCAGGCGTGCACGAACAAGACGGGAGAGCACGAGGTGCGGCTGAAGACTGGGTTCGACGAGGCGGGTTGGGTGTACGTCGAGATCTCGGACACCGGAGAGGGCATGCGCCCCGAGGTGCTCGCCCGGATCTTTCAGCCCTTCTTCACGACGAAGCCCGCGGGCCTCGGAACCGGTCTCGGGCTGTCACTCAGTCACGGTATCATCGAGGGTCTCGGCGGCCGGCTGAGCGCCGAGAGTGAGCGGGGGAAGGGCAGCACGTTCCGCGTCGACCTCCTTCCCGCCCCACGAGACGCCGCGCTGCCGCGCGCGCCGAGACTCTCCCGCGCCCCGGAGCCTGGAAAGCGCGCGCGAATCCTGATCGTGGACGACGACGCGCGCGTGGGGCGTGCACTCGCGCGGATCCTCAAGGATCACGATGTGGTCACGGCCGGCAGCGCGGAGCCTGCACTCACGGCACTGTCCGCGGGTGAGGCGTTCGACGCAGTGTACTGCGACATTCTCATGCCGGGTCGGTCGGGCATCGAGCTGTTCGACGATCCGGCCGTCGTCGCCAGCTCCACGCCGAGAGAGCGGTGGATCTTCATGTCCGGTGGGATACGCGATCCGGAGCTCGGGCGTTTTTTGCAGCGCGTGGACAATCCCTTCTTGCCCAAACCCTGCGGTCCGCGGGAGGTCATGGCAGCGCTTGCGCGCGCGCTCGGCACGCAGAGCAGCCCCCCTTCGCTCTCGCGTTCGACGCTGCCGGCTGGCTCGGGGTCGTCCAACCCGAGCCGATGA